Genomic window (Kazachstania africana CBS 2517 chromosome 10, complete genome):
gAGTAATATAGTAGACGTTCGTTATAATGCGGTCCCAATTCCTACGATCTGTGCACTTGGAACTGAATTGATGATTGAGGATCCTTTACCCtcactttttttgaaagcaCTTCTCTCAATTCCAGAATACTATGAGCTACCGATTCTGGTCTCATCTGACTGTAGagaaataaaaaggaaGACACGCCTGTTTACTTTCTTACTTTTAAGCTGTTATATGTGACCTTGTACGTGACTCAACTGCACAGTCCTCGTTCAGAATAAACAAATTACTACCAGAATTATAGTTGAAATTGCCTTTACTTTCAAGGACAATGAATATTTCGACAATTCTCCGCGGTATATACCTACCTGTATTCAAAATGAGCAGAGAGATTTAGTAATTAACGTCAGGCTGTAATATAGGTGTATTAATTACCGAAAAAGTTCATTAGTTGGATATATATCCACATTATGGGCCTTGCGATATAATGAGGGTTCACATCGGATTATGTTATGATAACTAGTCTCGATAACGGCAATTTTTTACGAAGAAGATACCTTGTTAGCGACATAGAATACTAGgcaaaaattcaaacatGGCCTATCAGAGATACATCAGAGATACTAACTTTGCAGCATATACGAGTACAGTTCCTCTCAAAAATCTCTAGATCATTTTTCCTAGTATTCTGTTGTGCATATATTCTTAATTACCTTACTCTATGACTTGGAAATGCTGGGCGGTCCGATGCAGTGATTCTCATGTCAAAGAAGCGTACATAGACTTCAGTACATTAAAACACCCGGACTGAGATCATTCTAGAGTTTAATTTGCCAACATTATTTATAGTAGACGTAATACTTTGGCGGCATTTCGGGCATACAGTGGGAATTCTTGTGTTTCATTCCAGATGTAATGTTTAAAGACGACTTCAACGTTGCTAATAAGCCTGAGACAAGTTctgctgttgttgctgGTGGTACGACTGTTGCGTGGGCGTACTTCTCTGGAAGTGTGTCTGCTAAGAGATACATGATTCCAGGAGATTTGGACTTTGGCCCTGATACACTTTTAGCCGATGATATAGCTGCTGGTAGAGAGGTCTGGTATGATTACACACTAGAAGTTTATTCGGCGGTATCTGACGCGCCTAATCAGCACGGTTTGAGTCCTCTTCATGTGGAAGCTCCACCTGCTGGTATTTATATCCACCACGAAGGCAACTGGGAACATCATGGGTATGCTTTGCATATGGTCGGTTCAGACCACGATAAAGTCGCGGTGCTACGTGCAGTCGATCTTAGTACCGTTATGGTAGCTTACGCTTAGCATATGAAAACAGGCTCAACAGTTTCTACCAAAAATGTGAATTACACCTTAACAAAACGCTCAACCGCATATGAATGGGCCTCATATGACAATTGGGGCTGTCAATGATGGGTACTAGAAAGATATTTTACTGTAGGAAGAGTGGGTTACTTTTATTAACGATTATGAATTGGATGGTGATATAGGTATAATGTGACAGAGACAGCCCTGCACAACTCAAGGTTGTTATGAGTACTGGAATAAATATTGTGCTACATGGGGCTTCTTCGAAACCGAAAGGGTTAGCTCAGCCATGGTAGGAGAAGATATATAGATCCATGGGGAGGGGTAGACCCAGAATTTTATGACggataattttttgaaatgtaCAATTATCATTTCATAACGTTGTCACAACACTTCAGTAAGTATGATTACGTGTCgttattttctgttttttaTCCAAACCATTTTAGATGAGCCTTATTTTTAATCATGATATATATCTAGTATACatttaaatgaaagattATAATCAAAGTTTTTACCTCTCATAGTATCTCTATCGAATGtaatagaaaatatatctttgACATGTAAGTTCTTTAATCCGGCTAAAATAATCTTTGgataaaaaatgatatgaaaaattagaggGACATACTTTGATAGCATTTTATCCCAAGAATAGTAGTTTGGACAAAATGTGGAttacaaatattatataGGCTTGTAGAAGCTGTGTGGTTAATTTGTCTTTCTCGAATTTGCTAAGCTTAAAAGGACAttcttattgaaagaatacAACAAACTCATCAAGCAGCTCAATAGTTGTTAGAAAGAATCTCTTTTGGCAGTCGATATATTACCCGTCTGCCTCCAttacaaatttcaaatttcattgtAATGGGCAAAGCCCTATATTTGTGACCCTTATGCAAACACTCAATCTGTACTTTCTATGCGATGTTCACAGTTTATATACTCTAGGATACTATGCAGAAACGGCTTACTTATACCATAACATATCATAATCTTGTTTCTACCACTGACCAGTGATTGCTGTCGCATGTTTCAGCCTCTGTTTCGTAAGTTAAATTTCACATTCTCTCAATTATAATCTAATAAAGTAAAACTGCGTCTAAATATATTCGGTTTATATACGCCTACCATATCAAATCTCATTACTTTCCAACCAGTAACCGTTCCTGTAGAAAATTGTTTCAGAAGATTAAAGCCTAGAGATTTGTTTGATCGAAACTTGATGGTTCAATACCCCTTGGGGACTCTTTTTCACATTAGCGTTGTGGGAGGTTCGTTGAGTATTAACACCTATTACTGAAAACTTATATTCACTGGATTCGGATTGTTATTAAGATCTATGTACGACTGAAACTTGAAGCGAGGCACAGAaaactattttcaatttacaGGATTATTAATTCGAACGAAGAACGTACAAGGATACATTCCTGTCGAAATTACTATCCGTTTCTCTAATGCTTACTTTTTGATTTGCCTGACAAAAACAAGCTATTCAAAACGACTTAGTGTACCAGCCGCATCAGTTAGAATCATCTCCGATCAAGGGTAGCTTTTGAAGCatagttttcaaatttatagcATCCCAAGGCAAATATTCTGCGATTGTAATCCCAACAATAGCACAATCTTTTTTAACTTGATTGACCAGGTTTATGACGTTCAACATACTTAGTTCACCTTGAGCAATTCCATCAAAGGCATTTTCAGGTACATTTGGACGtgaaaaatacaatgaaTGGAATTTAGCCTCATTCAATACGTCCAGATCAATATGGATTGCGagttttttaatatttctGTCATGAATCCATTGGAAAACAGATTTGGCTCCGGCTTGAACTTCCTTTGCAGAACATGTTGAAATGTTATACTTGGTTAAAAATTCCTGTTCATAGTCCAGTGGATCGTGAATTCCAGCAATCATAACATTGGAGGAACCTGTTGGTTTTGCTACAAGTTTTGAGACAATGTCATTATCACCATGGCCCATTAAATTTCCCAGGACATGAGCATGGACATGGTTGAACTGACCAGGTTGCGAAACGTCTGGGTGTGTGTCAATCCataaaattccaaaatcttCACCGTATTTCTCACTCAAATAAGCAAATGGTGCCAGGGACACTAGGCAATCTCCACCTAATGTCACGATTTTTGCAggtttatttttctctagTTCATCTCTGGCAGCTGTGAGCTGTGTAAGTAACTCCGGTTTGAATACGAGACCATCTTCTTCCACTTCTTTCACGTCCTTGGTAAAATCAccttcaaattttggaacTGGGACACAAATTACTGGCATGCTCGTTGCGGGCGAAAGCCATTCTAGTAACTCTGAACCAAATTGATAAGCTGGCAAAACACCTCCTTGCCATAACGGAAATACAAGACGAACAGTAGAATTATCACCGGAACTCATTGCTACcttgaaataaaaagtaCGCGCGTAAGGTCTTTATTATTGGATTGGCGCTAAATTGTGGCTTTAGTTTTGAGAACATACAATTGAGAAACAACCCGATTTATATACTTTAAATTGGCATGTGCTGGGAATGTGCAAACTTCTGCGATCTGAACGAAAAATTTCGGATGACAACTGAGCAAATTAAAGAGTAATTTTATACTAATTTCTTATCTAATGTTGAGAACAGTACCCCACATACTCCAAAAATTGGTTAATTTGTCTGTCGGACAACTATGTCATGTATAGTCAGGTGTATTGTACGAGAAAGAAGATCTAGTTGGGTAATTCTCCTTTTAACTATATTTACGATTACTGAGAGTACAAGTATTGTAGGCAAAAGCGAAGACATAAACACTAGGGTATAACTTGAGAGATATACATTTTAAAACTCTTTGAAAGAACTAGCTCAAACTCACttcattgaagaagttTAGCAGTCTGCCTTCCTTTATCCAGAAACAGCTTGTCTTCTCTGAGAGCGACTAGCTCCGCAAAAGGACCGAATACTCCACCAAGAGAGCGTCAGCTAGCAACTACTTTAAAAAGAACTAATTGCGGCTTTTCCATCTTGTGTCCTGTATTTACACAGAACTAATTCCGTCGGCTTCTGTGTATGCATTCCTTTTACCAAAGTATTCTCTCTCGAAAAGGACGCTGAAAGGAGGTTCCCATATTGGACCATACTCAACTTATATAAGCACGTGGCCACAATCCTGGTAGTTATGCTTCACAACCCCCATAACAGTAAAGGTGGTCTGACAAATGATCTCCAGAGTCTGCAAACAGAAAGACCCGGGTAATTGCGGGGGTAATCGAACTACTAACAATTTTGCGTGTCTACTTTCTAACCGCAAAAGAATTCCGAAAGGGGTTAATCAAAAGTGTCAGTCGTTTTCTCAGTGCCGGCGATGTGTGGGGTAAAGGAATGCAATTATGGCCTCCGCTTCAATTTTGTTCGGACTCTTCTTGGCGTCGTTTGTCATCAGAAAATCGAAAATAGCGTGATTCCAAATGACGAAGAAGGAGGTTGTTGAGAAAACTACAGAGAAGGAATTTAAGTTAGGCCACCGTGCCCCACTATAAAACAAAGCTCGAGAGCATCGTGGACCTCTAACAAGTTGtcgaaatttcaaaaatgccTAGACAAAGACGTGGATAGCGCGCTTGCATTCTCGAGGCGGTTGTTTTGTATTGAGAGACCGGCCAAGAAGTTGTTGTTGGAAGCCAATCTGTCAAGAAAATCTACGAGGGGTATTTACACTTCAAAGCTTGTTCCAAAGTATTCTATTCATGGTTGTTACAGACtgaatggaaaaaaaacatatataaagaacATCAATTAGCAATActtgtaattttgaattttgatttatttatctCAATTTAAAAGTTGGAAAACTAACGAAATAATATCTTTTATATTTCTATTTAGTCAAAAGTATCAATTCACACAttaatatttcaatatggTTCATTTAGGTCCAAAAAAGCCACCAATGAGAAAGGGCTCCATGGCTGACGTCCCACAAGATTTAATCGAAGCAATGACCGAGGTTGAAAGCTCGTTCACTGTCTCCGGTGAACAATTAAGAAAAGTTGTTGACCATTTCGTCAGCGAATTAGAAAAAGGTTTATCCAAGAAAGGTGGTAATATTCCTATGATTCCAGCTTGGGTTGTCAAGTACCCAACCGGTAAAGAAAAGGGAGACTATTTAGCCATTGATCTAGGTGGAACTAACTTAAGAGTTGTCTTAGTCAAATTAGGTGGTGACAACACATTCGACACTACTCAATCCAAGTACAAATTACCAGATCACATCAGAACTACTCAGGACTCCGAAGAATTGTTCAGATTCATTGCTGAATGTTTAGAGGCTTTCGTCAAGGAAACATACATTGACGGAGTTAAAGGTACCTTACCATTAGGTTTCACTTTCTCCTACCCAGCTTCTCAAGACAAGATTAACGAAGGTATTTTACAAAGATGGACCAAGGGCTTCGATATTCCAGGTGTCGAAGGTCATGATGTTGTTGGAATGTTACAAAAGCAAATGAAAGCTAAAAATCTTCCAATTGACGTTGTCGCTTTAATTAACGATACCACTGGTACTTTAGTTGCTTCTTTATACACTGACCCAGACACAAAGATGGGTGTTATTTTCGGTACTGGTGTCAATGGTGCTTATTTCGAACAAGTCTCtgacattgaaaaattagaggGAAAATTGAGTGATGACATACCGCCAAGTTCCTTAATGGCTATCAACTGTGAATACGGTTCCTTCGATAACGAACATGTTGCTTTACCAAGAACTAAGTatgatattattgttgACAAACAATCTCCAAGACCAGGTCAACAAACTTTCGAAAAGATGTCTTCTGGTTACTATTTAGGTGAATTATTAAGATTAACCATTGTTGACTTACATGACCGCggtttaattttaaatcaCCAAGACATGAGTGAATTAAACAAGCCCTACGTCATGGATACATCATACCCAGCTAAGATTGTTGAAGATCCATTTGAAAACCTAGAGGATACCGACAATTTATTACAAAAGGACTTGAAGGTCAAGACTACTGTTCAAGAACGTAAGGTTATCAGACGTATTGCCGAATCTATTGGTAGAAGATCCGCTAGAATTTCTGTTTGTGGTATTGCTGCTGTCTGTCAGAAGAGAGGTTACACTTCAGGACATATTGCTGCCGATGGTTCTGTCTACAAGATGTATCCAAACTTTAAGGAAATGGCACATGAAGGTTTGAGAGATATTCATGAGTGGACTGAAACCGATCCAAGCAAATATCcaattcaaattgtttCAGCTGAAGATGGTTCAGGTGCTGGTGCTGCTGTCATTGCTGCTTTAACTGAAGAAAGATTAGCTAAGGGATTATCTGTTGGTTTAACTGGTGCTTAATTCTGGTAGTTAGGTACATATGACGATTCAGcgtatttcttctttatgTAGTTTTCACGATGTTTGTAAGAAGAggatatataatttattgtGATAAAAAAACCTTaagatcaatattttcaactgGACACTGtttttgaagttgaatGAGAATACGCATTCGAGTGTGTTGACGCGCACCCTTGATAGTTCTAATATAATGCTGTCTGGGGTGGAAGTCATTCATAATATCAAGTTAAATGCatttacaaatatttttataaaaagCTTACACAATTGTTTCTAAATCGATGGCGTAAcccaaaattttctcgattaaattattttcagtttcatttCCATTAGACTCAACGTTatcttcaagaatattttcttgatcGAATGTAAcgattgaatttttaataCTCCAATCTCTTTGTAATGCAAAACTTTCAGTCtccttttcattattgaaaaataaaagtgCTTTAATATTGGATAGAGGCAAATCATTATAGGATAACTCGatattattagaaatttcGTCTCTGATAGTGTTCATTAGGGTGACAGTAAATACTTTGAATTCAGGGACTTCATTTAAACCAGATTGTAGAAGATTCCAAGCTTTTTGGTAAGAACCCTCCATGAGGAATTTATCTACTCTAATAGGTAGGGATAgtaattcatcatcttgtaaatttataatttgatgatctaaatattctaattcagaGTGGAACTTCGTAACATCACCTTTTGAAAGTAAGATTAAAAGGTACAAGCTCactaattttgatttatttgaagatcttgataaaattgagTTACTATTAAAATAGAATGATCTTAATTGAgcaaaataattttggaaaacgTCGAATTTCATGTTGAAGATGGAAGAAATTGGCACCAATTTCCATGATTTTTTAGTTATTTCCAAATCATTCAAGTATGTTTCATTAGCTAATCTGTTAGAGTCGGGAATTAAAAGATTAGCCTTAATTAATTCTATTTTAATCGGAGATAAAAGTTTCTCACAGGTCTTGTAGTCTTTTGAATCGAACGCTATAGACAAACTCTTCGCCAATTGAGGTAAATCTGACATCCTGTAAGGTCTATGAATATGTGCTATTTATATTGTAACTTTCTTGCATTACAGATTAGTACTACTTCTCCTGGTGGCAAATTTAAAATCCATATTGATTTATCACAACTACTTCGTGtatgatgatgaaacaATGGCCGGGTGGTCACGTTCAAAGAactcaaatattttgaacgCTTCACTTGGTGGATGGTTGAGATTCAATGGTAATTTCCGCAATGTGTGCGTGTGTTCCCGCGCACTTTGATCTCACTGTCCTGTTCATTTTACGATGTTTCTTTAGTGGGAGTGCCGTTGCGACGGGAATAGCAGTGCGGGACGACAGCAAGTGGACGACCGTGCTGGTCGTACTACACCATATCCCATGTACATTCTATCCCATTCATTGTCAGCGACAGACATTCTTTAACAGCCCAAGAAGCTTATCGACAGGAGCTAGTCTGTATTGTGCCATGGCAATGCCTTCCGGCGGTGCAGTACAAACAAGTCCATACCGTTTCGGCAAATAATCCTAACCACGCATGCCAAGTACATTTCAACAGTAGCAACCTCACCTCAAGGCCCGGTGCTATTCGCTGATTCGTTGGCTCAGCTCATTTGTATTGGCTGTGATACTTATACACTAGCGCCGGGTAATGTACTGCGATCCTCAATCTTCACagccaatttttttctctcagtacgtttttcaaaagtataAAGGACAACAAATCTACAAGATCAATATCAGACAAGTAACAAATCAGAGATAATCACGCAATGGTCGTATTAGCTGCTTCAATTACTACCAGTAACGGTAAACCATTGCTATCAAGACAATTTAAAGATCTTTCCAGAGATCGTGTCCTCGAATTACTATCtaatttccaaaatttggTATCTTTAAAacattcttcaaatcatACTTTTGTTGAAGATGACCATGTCAGATACGTCTACAAACCATTCGATGACTTCTATATTATCCTAATCACTAACCGCCAATCGAATATCGTCCAAGATCTATCAACTTTAAACCTTTTCTCTCAAACAATCAATGCATTTTTAAATAACCAATTTGATCAGtatgaaatttataataaGGCCTTTGAAATCTTAAGTTCATTCGATGAAATCGTCTCAATGGGTGGATACAAGGAACATTTATCTTTAAATCAAGTCAACACTTACATTGCTATGGAATCTcatgaagaaaagatacaagaaatcattgaacgtaataaagaaattgaagccACGGAAGAAAGAAAACGTCGTGCAAAAGAAATTGCAAGAAAGGAACAGGAAAGAAAGAATGGTATGATTTACCCATCAGGTAACGATTTCACTGCAGGTGCAAATGCTTCCAATTTGAATAACGCTTATAACAGTTATTATAGTCATGCTTCTCCAGCTGCTCAACAATCGTACTTGaagcaacaacaacaacaacaacatcatcatcagcAACTACCGCAATCAATTCCAAACTCAGGACCTCGTGCGGGAATGAAATTGTCAGGTTTAGGTAATAACAGTAATATTAATGCAAAAAGGCTAAATACATCTCGTGTTCAAACATCTTCTCCAAGTATAAACAACATATTGgaacaagatgaaaaaCCAATAGAAAATAATGGTATCTTAATCcaaattaatgaaactGTCAATTCCGAAATTAATCGTGATGGTACCGTTCAATCTTCAGAATTGAAAGGTTCTCTTGAATTAAGGATTAACGACCCAGAATTAGCTCATGCAACAATAAAATTAGCTGATTCGATGAACGTTAAAGATCGTACATTCCAGTTCAAGACGCATCCAAACATTGACAAAAACtcatttttaaataataaaatcatctCATTAAGggataaatcaaaatccTTCCCATCAAATGACCATAGTCTAGGTGTATTAAGATGGAGAAAAATTGGTTCTGCAGGTGATAAATCACTAATTCCATTGGAGGTCTCTACATGGGTCACGGAAAATAGTTCAAATAAATTCGATGTTACAGTCGAATTCGAACTTAACAATGATTTAGAAGAGAAATTAGATTCCATTGCtaatttatatttcacGATACCTGTTGCAAATGGCTCCATATCTATTAATGAAGATTCTAACGATTTCAGCGCCTCCATTGTTAAcgttgatgatgaatttggtACTACCATTAAAGTAGAATCTTCCCTAGAAAGAGGACAGTCAGGTCTAATCAGTTTCAGTGTCAATGCAGACGGTGAAGATTCTCTTTTCCCAATTAATGTTTCCTATAAAAACTACAATATTAAAGAGAATAAGAGTATCAGTGGCGTTGCCATCGAAGATATTgtcaataatgaagattcGGCCTTCCCATATGATTCGGTGGCAAACTTAACTACTGAAGAATACATTATCGTATAAGAATTCTACTAACTTTGTTTTTCTcgaatatataaatatagaTAAACTAGGTGTCTTTCAAAAAGCCTTAAAGGTACGTATATAATTGATCAATAAGCCCCTCCACTGTTAATTAAGTCAATTTCTGATTCTTCAATAGGTTTAAGATGAAATTTGAGAGGTAAATCATTTACTGATGCaacttcattatcttttaACGATCTATCGACAAATTTGTACCTTTCTGTGAGACTAGTTCCCACCTGAGAATTTCTGTAAGGAACAACCACGAAAGGTTTTACTTTGCTGAGATACTCACTAGCTGGTA
Coding sequences:
- the RET2 gene encoding coatomer subunit delta (similar to Saccharomyces cerevisiae RET2 (YFR051C); ancestral locus Anc_3.575), translating into MVVLAASITTSNGKPLLSRQFKDLSRDRVLELLSNFQNLVSLKHSSNHTFVEDDHVRYVYKPFDDFYIILITNRQSNIVQDLSTLNLFSQTINAFLNNQFDQYEIYNKAFEILSSFDEIVSMGGYKEHLSLNQVNTYIAMESHEEKIQEIIERNKEIEATEERKRRAKEIARKEQERKNGMIYPSGNDFTAGANASNLNNAYNSYYSHASPAAQQSYLKQQQQQQHHHQQLPQSIPNSGPRAGMKLSGLGNNSNINAKRLNTSRVQTSSPSINNILEQDEKPIENNGILIQINETVNSEINRDGTVQSSELKGSLELRINDPELAHATIKLADSMNVKDRTFQFKTHPNIDKNSFLNNKIISLRDKSKSFPSNDHSLGVLRWRKIGSAGDKSLIPLEVSTWVTENSSNKFDVTVEFELNNDLEEKLDSIANLYFTIPVANGSISINEDSNDFSASIVNVDDEFGTTIKVESSLERGQSGLISFSVNADGEDSLFPINVSYKNYNIKENKSISGVAIEDIVNNEDSAFPYDSVANLTTEEYIIV
- the KGD4 gene encoding alpha-ketoglutarate dehydrogenase subunit KGD4 (similar to Saccharomyces cerevisiae YMR31 (YFR049W); ancestral locus Anc_3.572), producing the protein MKQSLVRLAEFYKPSIRFVGGPHKFPAEVQPNLPHPCTPDTNLLPGSDLCLPASEYLSKVKPFVVVPYRNSQVGTSLTERYKFVDRSLKDNEVASVNDLPLKFHLKPIEESEIDLINSGGAY
- the RPN12 gene encoding proteasome regulatory particle lid subunit RPN12 (similar to Saccharomyces cerevisiae RPN12 (YFR052W); ancestral locus Anc_3.580), translating into MSDLPQLAKSLSIAFDSKDYKTCEKLLSPIKIELIKANLLIPDSNRLANETYLNDLEITKKSWKLVPISSIFNMKFDVFQNYFAQLRSFYFNSNSILSRSSNKSKLVSLYLLILLSKGDVTKFHSELEYLDHQIINLQDDELLSLPIRVDKFLMEGSYQKAWNLLQSGLNEVPEFKVFTVTLMNTIRDEISNNIELSYNDLPLSNIKALLFFNNEKETESFALQRDWSIKNSIVTFDQENILEDNVESNGNETENNLIEKILGYAIDLETIV
- the HXK1 gene encoding hexokinase 1 (similar to Saccharomyces cerevisiae HXK1 (YFR053C) and HXK2 (YGL253W); ancestral locus Anc_3.581), giving the protein MVHLGPKKPPMRKGSMADVPQDLIEAMTEVESSFTVSGEQLRKVVDHFVSELEKGLSKKGGNIPMIPAWVVKYPTGKEKGDYLAIDLGGTNLRVVLVKLGGDNTFDTTQSKYKLPDHIRTTQDSEELFRFIAECLEAFVKETYIDGVKGTLPLGFTFSYPASQDKINEGILQRWTKGFDIPGVEGHDVVGMLQKQMKAKNLPIDVVALINDTTGTLVASLYTDPDTKMGVIFGTGVNGAYFEQVSDIEKLEGKLSDDIPPSSLMAINCEYGSFDNEHVALPRTKYDIIVDKQSPRPGQQTFEKMSSGYYLGELLRLTIVDLHDRGLILNHQDMSELNKPYVMDTSYPAKIVEDPFENLEDTDNLLQKDLKVKTTVQERKVIRRIAESIGRRSARISVCGIAAVCQKRGYTSGHIAADGSVYKMYPNFKEMAHEGLRDIHEWTETDPSKYPIQIVSAEDGSGAGAAVIAALTEERLAKGLSVGLTGA
- the KAFR0J00100 gene encoding arginase family protein gives rise to the protein MSSGDNSTVRLVFPLWQGGVLPAYQFGSELLEWLSPATSMPVICVPVPKFEGDFTKDVKEVEEDGLVFKPELLTQLTAARDELEKNKPAKIVTLGGDCLVSLAPFAYLSEKYGEDFGILWIDTHPDVSQPGQFNHVHAHVLGNLMGHGDNDIVSKLVAKPTGSSNVMIAGIHDPLDYEQEFLTKYNISTCSAKEVQAGAKSVFQWIHDRNIKKLAIHIDLDVLNEAKFHSLYFSRPNVPENAFDGIAQGELSMLNVINLVNQVKKDCAIVGITIAEYLPWDAINLKTMLQKLPLIGDDSN